Sequence from the Diadema setosum chromosome 18, eeDiaSeto1, whole genome shotgun sequence genome:
actgcttaacactgtgtggatgaaaaaaaaagtcacatacaaatgcacgtttaaatgttctcaccttttcaaaaaagaaataacatgacgtattttgaatgaaaatgtttggaatcAAATACCCTTTTCGACGAGTgaaggcgaatttgaatgcacatagagtaccagccaatttgaatgtTCTTTTACGAACTCGAAAGCCACTTgggcaaatttcattgatcgaaatgctaaattgaacacacgagttgcaattttgaaagacaGATTGTGCGATAACGAGGGGTTTTGCTATattgaatgaaccttctatcaaatggactgacaaaagtgcgaaattggccgggaaaacctttataaggagatatcaatatttttctcaataaaccataactgtagacggttaagtcttgaaacatttttatgatagctatttttcacattttgttgtaAATTCAACAATATTTAAAGGACTtataactgatcagtgggaatcagtgggagtGCTTGGGGATGATTGATCCAATCCTTgtaggattcatttaagagtacatcatatatctcttgttgtgtgaaaattatttgcttcagaatggtctcatatattcaagtaatgtgcaattcaatgtttccaggttaacatgcctgtacagtgacgggtcgttaacgatcgccccgaaTTCTACCGATGAAGAATCGAGGATTCATCAAATAGAAGGCTATAACAGTATACACTATAGTAAGCCACAATTATGGTGGCTTTCAGGTCCATGGTCTTAAAATGCGTTGATCCCATCTTCCCGCGCAATCATTCACTATGCGGAGAGCACCCTCGTTTTGAAGTTGGAGCAGTCTTTTGTATTCTTCGGGCATTGCGTGCCTGTTTTTCACGTAATCCATTACAATTGGATCGTAATAGTGGTGTTGCAAGGTTCTGTTGGTCGGATCGACGTTAAAAGGGTAGAATCCGAACAGTGTGATTCGTGAACAGAACTGAGTCGCTGCTGCGTACATAGCCAGACCAGAAGATGGCCGTTTAATACCAAATGCTCTGGTGATGAGAAAAGGAGAACAGTCACGTATATTTGTCACCAGATCGTCACTTTTAACAAGAGGCAAGAGCCAATCTGTTGATAGACAGGTAGGGttctacaataaaaaaaagaaaagaaagaagatgaacCCGACGCAAGAATGATTAGCTTATATAAATATGAAGTACCAGCCGCTAGAAGGGATCAGTACCATCACTTACTATCGGGCATGAGCCCGGTATTCGTGTGGATATGGCTCCTGTCTTACCGATCAGGAAGTCTTGGTTTCGAATCCCACCAGCGACTacgtatgcccatgatttttatcatagATATTACTCCCAATATTGAAGGAACGGTGAGCATTTTAATAACTATCTGATGCGGCCACCCAAAGGATACGGggaaaagtggccgttatagacaggtgtcCGCTATTGACAGAgtctttaacatggcttttctttCGAGGGAAATTGTTTTATTGGCCGTAAACGGCAGTTAGcctttatagacaggtggccgctaaagCAAGTTTGAccgaaaaaatagaaaaatagtTGGTTTAATACCTATTCCGATTCGTGATAAAACACATGGACCCACAAGTTCTTATTCGCCGTTCAGCATGCATGATATTGTTACACGACCAATCCTCTTATAGCAAGAGATACATACCGTTTCGCTGGAAACACGGCTATTCTGGGACTATAAGCAAATGTCAGTTGAATGTTGAGGGATTCTCGAAGAAATGACAGTGACTCTCGGATATTATCCATTTTGTACTTAGATAGCAGTTTAATGAACCACAGGACGCTTCCATTTATTTGGGCAATTCTATGGAACAATCTCTCACAATCAGCGGTAAGGTTTAGTGTAGTTAAGTTATAATTCATTTTCACACATGCAGCAAGTTCGTAAGATTGTtcggagttaaaggtcatcaagTTAACCTTTGAACCAACATCACGTGCGTAGACACCACCGAAGTAGGCAAGATTCATGCGTACAATCATATCCGCTCTGTCGATGATGTCACCACACGCGCTTCCCAGAAGCACCCCAGCATTCCCGACGACGGAGCAGGACTGTACTTCCGGCACACTTACTGTTTGGTTATATTTGCGGATTCGCGATTGAGTACCTGACGTTCGCATATCTCCGAACGGGATGTCGTGTCGGAAAATTTGAACGACGGACTGCCTGGACAATCGTGCTCGGGATACTTGATGTCTGTATTCAATGAGAAACGGATAAGTCGACCTGATGGTTTAACTGTGTTACCTCTTTTTTAATCACagtcaaatcatatcaaatcaaatcaaatcaatttaaaggggatggctagtaactgatcagttggaatcagtgggaatgctgggggatgattgttccaatccttgtgggattcatttaagagtacattatatatctgttgttgtgtgaaaatttttgcttcagaacggtctcctattcaagtaatgtgcagtttaatgccccgtcactgtacaggcatgctaacctggaaacattaaactgcacattacttgaatatgagatcattctgaagcaaacaattttcacacaacaatagatatacgtgtataatgtactcttaaatgaatcccacaaggattggaacaatcatcccccagcattccaactgattcccactgatcagttactaaccatcccctttaataagTATCTTATGGTGGAAGTAATCTCTTTTATATCTTACATAGTCTTTGGCATCTTGATGTGAAGGAATTACAAAAAGTTACTTGATATGAAAAAGGTGAGAAAAAGTAATAATGGATCGTTACTTtttgaaaacaattaaaaatgaaTTATTCTTTTCAAACCTAATTATTAGAATGTTTTTGTTAAACCTTAGATACGGAGATAAAAGATTTTACCCTTCTCTCCTCCTGAAACTTTAAACATAAACTTTTTAATTGGAATCAAACGGCCTcacagtttttcttgaaatgagcAATATTGTTGTTGATATCAGCCCTTCGATGCAGTGTTAATTACTTTGTCAATTAGGTGATGTTTTCAACTGAATTTGATTATGTTGTTCTGTTGAGAGCTAAGCGTCATGGCATGACATTGCACGCCATATATTGTTGCAATTATTGCCACTGACTATCACGTTATGCATTCTATTATTCTGACTTGTGctaattttttccttttcattttcaacgACCATGCAGGCAAGAAATACTACCGATTGAATGGATTTGTAccagtgatatcacaaaatgattgGTGGATTATGCCATATGAGTCTGCCACGTTTCGATTAATCAAGTGTTTAATAAGAAACGAGGCTTTGAATTTTAGGGTCTATTCGAGTGCTTAATCTTACCAAGCTATGCTGTgctacattattctgagacagcaacatAGTCATGATTTGGGAaaatattctgtttttcaaatctatgtaacttttaaCTTTTATGGATGTTTGTTAAACTGGACAcgtaatgagcaaagttgtagagaaaataccaagctttgttttgatgtaaatattattgttgtatgacaaatctatagttgcaactgattgacaaattgccccacatcgacgtaaataagcactgaattgatcagtgttttagtagtagccatgataaaaaaaaaatcatgggtgcacatactcgagcaggattcgaatctacgacctcctgatcaccggacaggcatcatctccactagaccaccgagctttcgcccgacagcaagttgattctaatccttatagcatgcaacgggtactgcgtaattattcaaattcatgaaattctttcgtcgaggtgttttcattgcaactgattgacaaattgccctacatcgacgaaAATCTATagttgtttttcattcaaatgaccagtagctacattattgtagaggcatggcctttgcacacaaaacactGGCAGAAACtttttatttacattgtacTCTCAAATCTAGTACTAGGGAGCAGCGCTTGATAGTCAtggtccatgggccaggccagatattggtaccacctgaggtggcaaaacctttttggtgtcattttgtttgtcgggcatagatatgcttatcaagccatgatagcatttccaaatgagtagcttagtcataataaatgaatttttaaccaatttggtctcgttgttatatccctatacttctgaattgAGACTAACTTCTaaacaaagaagagcactgtttTCTGTATGCCCACAGAgatgttctgttgtaaacgcagtgcgcttagtctttattcaagacggcgaagggaatatccaaaccttatgatacagtgtatatccctttatctataaaaaaaaaaaaagcaattcctcgtggatTTTGCCATATTTttaaattattcattatttccggtgaaaacgctacggtgaaaacgatAATGCCACGCCGAtatcgctttatttccatccaaggaagaaagataatgcaaaatcaATATGCCGGtatactacaatacattataataaataatattataaatgaacagagtgatttttgtttaaaactgatgtatttgttgagagggtagtataaaaacagtatagataatcccttttattaggaactgtagacatgataacggtacattgttttgtttgtttttctttttagcagTGTTTACCAAGTGTTTACCAGAATATTGTTGTTAATCaggctaaaaaaaacacacacacacacagacacggaaTTAGCGTTTTCAcagtagcgttttcaccggaaaatgatgaataactgaaaaatacggcaaaattCATGAggaattgctttgttgttgttgttgttgtttttagattaagggatatacactgtatattaagctttggatattcccttcgccgtctagataaagactaagcgcaccgcgtgacagctgcggacatcataaccctttggatattcccttcgctgccttgaataaagactaagcgtaccgcgtttacaacagaacacctgtagacatacagaagacaatgctcttctttgtatagtggttagtttcgattcagaagtatagggatataaaaacgagaccaaattggttaaaaattcatttattatgactaagctactcatttggaaatgctaccatagcttgataagcatatctatgcccgacaaacaaaatgacaccaaaaaggttttgccacctcaggtggtaccaataaccaatttttcgggtcttggcccatggactatcagtcacattaaaggggatggcgagtaactgatcagtggaaatcggtgggaatgctgggggatgattgttccaattcttgtgggattcatttaagagcacattatatatctattgttgtgtgaaaattatttgcttcagaacagtctcatatccaagtaatgtgcagtttaatgccccgtcactgtacaggcatgctaacctggaaacattaaactgcacattacttgaatatgagaccattctaaagcaaatatttttcatagaacaataaatatataatatactcttacatgaatcccacaaggattggaacaatcatcccctagcattcccactgattcccacttatctgttactagccatcccctttaaaagatTCAACTGAATGTGATCGGAATGGAACCGCAAGAAACGCATTCACTGTGCTGTTCCATTTTGCGATTTATCGATGTGTTTGGGAAactttgtgcgtttgagcagaatatgcgaacttgGAATGCCGCCGACAGGGTCCGGTGGGCAAACGCGGCACAGAAAGAGTTAAGAGATAGGTTTAGCATccaattttgaagaatatgtgtatatatatatatatatatatatatatatatatatatatatgagataagTGCTGTAAACACTCCCTTTCAAAAGTTGATCTGCAAGTCTCCATCGCGAGAAACCGATACAAGTCCTGGTAGCCAACGCCCTAGTGGGACCCTGCCCATCATTAATGCCAACAACTGCCGCCAACGGCTAATGACTTCCGAAGGGTTTGTCAGCGGAGACATTCTATATCCATCCCATGCGTTTTACAACGAGAAAGGAAATAATTAGAGAAACACGGCAATATAACAAACAGAGTGAAAGAAATAGCCCACCCTTCATCCAGTCACGTAATCTATAAACCAATGCATTTATTTTTAAACTTTATATGCCATAAAGATTGTGCTTTATTGTCCGATAGTTCAAAACATTAATTGGCATGACTCAATAATATGGATGAATCGATGATCGAGTTTTGAAACTTTAACTTAAACTCTTTGAAAAGAGCTAGGGGTTGACTTCGTTAAAAGGTCCTAATTCAAACGGAAGAAGCATCATGTTTGACTATAATTCTTATTGTTAAGCCACTATATTACAATAAAAGTAAGCTCTGTTTTAACTGTGTGTATTTCATATAACaggatatgtaggcctatagagcTCATTTAACGATATTGTGAAAATAATGATGTTCCACTACACGCTTACTTGTGTCAAGCTGATGTAAGCAGTGGTATATCTTTTTACCGTAAGATTGTACAACATGCATATCAAAATCGAATTAAACAAGCATATAGTATATCCCATTCAATCGTGTAGCATGTTGACTAGCttatgaaaatcattaaaaaaagtcattcatttccaaatatgattaaaaagcaaagacaaaagtgaaaatgataacaTGCAGTATACACgtacaaaaaaatacaacacaatGATAGAGTGAggaaaaaaagttagaaaagaaaattctaagagagaaaatggaggaGCCAGCAGAGGCTATTGGCCTTTCTACGGCTCGACTCCCTCTTGAGATTTTAAGTACCTTATGAGATACGCTTAAaatgagggaaagagagagagagagagagagggggggggggaatagctTGAATTTCAACGTAAATTCACCCTTTCTAAACTCcgtttgaatatttttttttctctcatttgtgATCATAACACAATTGATACTTGTTTGATTTGTATTTGCATGCCTATTGGTATATCTTGGTACTTTATATTGTGAATAAAAAGTTCAGGGAGCGCACCCAAATGCAGTCTGTCTGATTTACGCTaagggccgaatgcataaaactaGCAATATTTTATTGCTTGACAActattgcttcaagcaaaagcatcAGCTCGtttagcaaaaggtctagctcctccttcttcttcttcttcctattCAGTACAGTCTACCTTTGGTGTATTGTCGTACTGTTGGCAGGCATGGTGTGGAGGTGTTTATGTACAGTGCAGGTTAAAATGACTACATTTTCTACAGTGCAGCTAAAAACATCCCGTTCCCTTCTAGCGGAGTTGAATATCCTGCACCGCTTGCTTATAAACTGAGCTAAAGTGGTGCAGTTGAAGGTATCCTGGGGCAGAGCATTCCATAGTCTGATTGTGTCTGGGAAGAATGTCCTTTGGTAGCTAACTGTTCGTGCATATGGAATAAACAGCCTGTGAGAATGTCCGCGGAGTGATGTTGATGAAGAAGTTCAAGTTTTGAGTGAGATGGACACCAAGATACTTTGCAGTATCAGCTTTCTCGAGGATCTGACCATGGATGTTATAGGACTTTATTATCGGACGTCTCTTTTTGGTTACATGAAGAGTTTGGCATTTCTTGGGGTTGAATTGCATGAGCCAGTCTTCCTCCCATTACTGTAGTGAGTCAAGATCCTGTTGTAACTTGACTGTGTCTGCCTCAGACTTGATGTTACAGTACAACATGCAATCATCTGCACATAAGCGTACAGTGGTATCTGGAGATATGCATTCTGGTAGGtcgttgatatatatatagaagaaATAGCAAGGGTCCGAGGACACTACCTTTCGAACGCCTGAAGTTACATGGCCTGTGGTTGATGAAACTTCCTCCAGCGTGACTTGTTGGGTACGATTGCGGAGGAAGGCAGAGATCCAGTCATGAGTTTTATCCTGAATGCCATAGAAGTGCAGTTTGTACAGAAGTATTGCGTGTGGGACCACGTCAAACGCCTTGGAGAAATCCAGCAGTAATACATCATGTTGCTGTTTTGTCATCAATCCCTTTAGCAAGATCTTGAATAGCCAAGATGAGTTGTGACTCAAAGTAACGTTTTTCGGAAGCCATGTTGTGCATttgataagatatttttctcttcaaggTGATTCATTATGCTACTGCTGACAATGTGTTCCAACACTTTGCATGAGATGGAGGTCAGTCCTTTGGAATTTCACCTTGGTTTAGTGATGCTTAGAAGAAGATTGTGAAGATGGGAGTCAGCTCCAAAGCAAGCTCTTTCAGCAGTCTTAGCTGGGAGTCCATCTGGTCCTGTGGCTTTGTGAGTCTCTAGACCAGAGAGAAGCTCAAAGACACCAGCTACTGAGATAGTGATATTTTCCATGGCAGTATGAGGGCTGATGCCTTTGTCCTTGATGTTGTGTAGGTTTTCATTCTTATTGAACACTGAAATGAACTGGTCATCCAGGATCTTAGCTTTGGTATGTCCATCTGTGTATGTTATCCCTTCAGGAGACTTTAAAGGAGCTACTCCAGTACGTTCGCAACGTTTGCTATTGATGAAGCTCCAGAATCGCTTTGGATTACTTTTGGATTCTGGACTAATAATGTCAGTAAGGTATAGTTGTTGTATGCTTCCTTACAGGCAATCCTGGTTTGTTTCTTTAAGTTCAGGTATTCCAGAAAGTCCTTCTGCTCTTGGGATTTTCTTGTTCGTACGAAGCTGCGTTTCTTCCTTCTGGTAAGCCGCTTCACTGAAGTGGTGATCCAGGGTTGGTTAAATCTGGTGGATGTCATCTTTGATGGGACATGTTTGTCAAGAAGTTGTAGAAGGAACTGTTTAATCTCTGACCACATCTCTGGAACAGGACTGGTTACAGAAAAATTCTCAGTGAAGTTCTTCTGAAAGACGACGCAGTCACTTTTCATGTTGCGAAGATCTGCATTTTTCCAGAGGTGTAACTTTCTCTTGACAGGTTTCCTTCTCTTTGGAGAGACATCAGGGTCTACAACAATAATGTCATGATCACTGATTCCAGGGTAGGGGTACACCTATTTACAAGTGATGGTCTGTTTGAGAGGAACAAATCAAGAGTCTTGTTGTGTCTGGTTGGGAAAGTGACCGTCTGCTGAAGCCCGCAGTTGCCAATCATCTCAAGGAAGTGATTGCTGATAGCATAAGTATATTGGTTTCCCTCTACTGCTTGGATGTCCCACTTGATGTCAGGGAGATATTCAAGTCACCTCCgagccaaaaaacaaaaacaaacaaacaaacaaacaaacagcattcTTATGCTTGTTGCAAAGGTTTTCAATTTCATTGCAGAGGTCGTCAGTGTACTGAGGAGAGCTTGATGGAGGTCGATACAGTGCTCCAACAGTGAGGGTCTTGTTTCCTCTGAGAGGTAGCTCAGTGAATACAGCTTCACACTCCGATCTGCTTGGCACATACTCACAAGTGTATCTCTTGACAATGGCTATAAGTACACCTCCGTAACCATCAGCACGATCCTTGCGGAGGTATGTACTGGGAAAGATTTCGGAGGTATGAATGCTGTCGTTGAGCCAGGTTTCTGTTCCAATGATGATTCCTGGTACTGTTGAGTCTATCAAATTTGCAAATTTCCTCTTTCTTGTTTTTGACACTTTGGAAATTCACTGTAACTATTTTAACGCTGGTTGAAAGATTAGTCTCCTTCACAGCACGCTTTTGTGGAAGAGGCGAAGAACTGGCTCCAGGAGGGCCAGGGCTGCCAGGTTCATTTGAGTTGTCTTCAGAGATGCTGCGTAAACCTTCAAAACTGTTCCACGTATTTGTAATGTGTGAGTCAAAGAGGCTACTTGAAAACTGGGGCATACCACATGCTACAAGTTACCAGGAAACACTGGAGTTAGCAAGGGCTTCGTAAATGGGGATAGCCATGTGCATACAGTCTACATGGTAAAGTGTACCACTGCTGGCAACAATCACAGGCAACTCCTCGTTGTTTCCAAGTGACAGCTCGTTCACATATCTGGCATGGATATTTTGCCTTGGGGCCAGGATTGAGTTCTACATCTGAGGAAAGAGCCAGTACAAGAAGGCTAAGGTACAGCAGAGCATGATCTTTACCATGCGCACCTTGGGATGACAAGCATATCTCAGATCGTTGCTTTAGCAGatcgtgtcacacctttccgggcaagctaaccgggcttgttgcgaggagaGATTTTccgcacgcaggagaattttccacgggcggacaagaatgtttgtgaGTTTCGCAcctgtttcttacctactagacacGTACTACTTActttctacttgcgtgtattccgtgtgacctgcgtgagagctttgaaacctatccgttttctgttacgagcgacttacaggtACTAAGATGTACTTGCGTTGAAGTTGCCTGGGAGGTGCTGCTGGTAAGGGTCTCAGGTGGTGTTCTGCGtttacctctgcgagcgaacccccatgACTCACTCgcaacaagttttgagcatgctcaaggccttgttataccgtatctggggaagtttttcgggttgacttgcggggaaacaaatttgctacccggagctctccgcagttggtccgcacctgacagtacctagcgcgtatctcgcctttAGTTgaccggaggtgcgcacgcaagtccgatttaaccgcagccaagttttcaTGACCAAAATTTTTCCGGGTgggtcgcggggatgcccggagaggtccacgcagaaggccagtaggaggcccttagtggcagcacctcgcaggcaacttccacgcaggtactttgcagtcccgtatgcagccaagataatgacattttgtgggatttctgccattccttcagaggaattccttcactgagttgtcagcccccacgcgactggtacaaaggtcacacagtatactcgcaagtagaatttaagtagaacgcgtccagcaagtaagacacatgcactgactcgccaaAATCcctgtccgccctcagaaatggTCCCTATGCTgaaaaatccctacacgcaacaagcccaaGTAGCTTGcacggaaaggtgtgacagggcctaaacatggttgcgggtaaaaaaaaaaattgcgtgcacacctccgggcgactacggttgagatacgtgctaggtactgtcatgtgcggatcatctacggggacctccgggaagttaaaattgttctttgcaagtcgcacgcaaggcttgcccggaaaggtgtgacacgacTTTTACACAACAGCGGGGCAAAAAGTACCCAACTCTCCATTACCAATTCTGTTGGTAAATATTCGCCCAACATTTAAGTAAAAATAATTGCCCAATGTTGGTCTAATCACCTAAAAGCTCAATTGGGCGATATTTGCCcagaattgtgatttttttttttttttttgttaccaacCAACAATTAACCAACTAAATTTGCCCAATATTTTAAGAGtgtacgtttttaagcaaatgcttggtctctaagcaattgcttacggGCAGCAAGCACTTGCTTGTGCTTCCTAGCAAAAGCTTTTGCTCGCAAGCAATAAATTGCTtgcttttatgcatacggattcaagcaataggctagcacaagcaatttctagcgtttatgcatccgtCCCATATCACTTGTATATTGTCATGTTTTGCATTGCTTTCAGCGCAGCTCCGACGATGGTCATGGCCCTGTGCACAAACCGTAGCGTCGTTGATTGCGACTCAACTTGCGTGCACGCTCTCAGCTCCCGTGTTTGGTGTCTATTTCACGTTTGTGTGaatatgcattttgttttctttccccCTTCAAGGTCGACACGTTCCCACGTTTCTGCTGTCCCCTGTTCGCGCACAGTCCATCCTACTCCCGTGTTTGTTATCATTAACCCGGCTACGTGATATTTGCTTTTAACTCTTCGAATAGTGATGCATTTTTTTGATGATACTGCCAGACACTCTTCTGAATCCCATGAGGCAAGCAAAATGTTTAGTCCCTATGAATAATATACTGTTATATTGAATAAACATAATATCTCAGCGAAAGCTTTTGAATACAATTTTGACTCAAAGTGATCATGTGACGAGCCCACCATGCGGCTAGTTGAATGAATAGTATAGATAAAACTTTTCTGTTAGCCCACCAGAACGTATATACGTAGTATCACTGCGTTTGACATGAGAAATCCGTAGAAATATGGTTAAATCCTATATTAGTcacttatttgtgtgtgtgtgtgtgtgtgtgtgtgtgtgtgtgtgtgtgtatgtgtgtgtgtgtgtgtacccgGCTTTGAGTGAATGTACAGAAAC
This genomic interval carries:
- the LOC140241538 gene encoding alpha-2,8-sialyltransferase 8B-like → MIMFMAVFTATDYHLTQLPFKQPLKNITYDSWTRLNENASLTMRHQVSRARLSRQSVVQIFRHDIPFGDMRTSGTQSRIRKYNQTVSVPEVQSCSVVGNAGVLLGSACGDIIDRADMIVRMNLAYFGGVYARDVGSKVNLMTFNSEQSYELAACVKMNYNLTTLNLTADCERLFHRIAQINGSVLWFIKLLSKYKMDNIRESLSFLRESLNIQLTFAYSPRIAVFPAKRAFGIKRPSSGLAMYAAATQFCSRITLFGFYPFNVDPTNRTLQHHYYDPIVMDYVKNRHAMPEEYKRLLQLQNEGALRIVNDCAGRWDQRILRPWT